The genomic interval TCAGGTCATGCCCCGATTATTAGCACGATTCTTCTCGCAGCCACCCCTTAAGAAACGTCTCTTTCTTTGGGCATGGGTTCTTCTTCTCCGCTTTGATCTACTGCTGAGGGCTGCATCCTTCCGGCGTGCTGAACGGATTCGCCCCATACAGGTTGCTCAGCAACCCGCCCCGCCCCTTGAAACGATCCTGTGGGCGGTGAATGCTGCGGCTGCCCACCACCTTTACCCGATGACTTGCCTTCGCCGCGCCCTGACGCTGCGCTACCTGCTTGCCAAAGGGGGGATCGTCTCGAACCTGTGTTTTGGGGTGCGCTATGAGGGGGAAACCTTTGCCGCCCATGCGTGGATAGAGCTAAACGATCAACCGTTTGGCGAACGGATTGATCCGACGGTACGCTATGTAAAAATGGAAAAAATGCCAGTGGCTATACGCCCACCGACTCCGGGGCTTAAACATCGGGAACACTCGGAATTACAATGACACAAGAGGAGGGACGATGGCGGGATTATGCGGAATTGTTCGATTTGATGGAGAACACCTAGAGGATCATCTGCTAGAGGAGATGATCAGGGCAATGGCATATCGCGCTGTTGATGGGGTGCGCCGCTTTACTGATGGGCAGCTTGCCTTTGCCCACCTTGCCCATCACACCACCCCCCAAGCCCTCAGCGAACAGCAGCCCTTAATAACGGCAGATGAGGCGTTCGTTTTGGTGACAGATGCCTTCTTGGTCAATCGCGCCGCACTGATCGCCACCTTGCGCCCTACGGGATTCCTGCCAGCCCAAGCTGACGACGATCTTAGCGATGCGTCCTTAATCCTTGCCGCCTACCGCCAATGGGGTGAGGCGTGCCTTGCCCATCTTGATGGCGATTACGTCTTTGCCGTGTGGGATAAGTCGGCGCAAGTGCTTGTTTGTGGGCGCTCCCCCTTTGGAGGGAAGGCGCTTCATCTCGTTTATACCCCTCATTACGCCGCCTTTAGTTCGGATGTCACCCCATTATTGACTTTGCCAGGGATCTCCCGCCAACCGAATGCCTTGATGCTGGCTGCTTTTGGCACCTTTCAACTGGATGAGGAGAGTTCAGAAAGCTACTTTCGTGATATTTTATGGCTGCCGCGCAGTGGGATTATGCGGCTGACAGACAGCGGGGTGGAACAGCGTTGGGGGTGGCAGCCAGAGATGCCCCACTCTGTTCAGCGGAAGTCCGCCCACGATTATGCCGCCGAACTGCGAG from Anaerolineales bacterium carries:
- a CDS encoding lasso peptide biosynthesis B2 protein, whose protein sequence is MPRLLARFFSQPPLKKRLFLWAWVLLLRFDLLLRAASFRRAERIRPIQVAQQPAPPLETILWAVNAAAAHHLYPMTCLRRALTLRYLLAKGGIVSNLCFGVRYEGETFAAHAWIELNDQPFGERIDPTVRYVKMEKMPVAIRPPTPGLKHREHSELQ